In Gossypium hirsutum isolate 1008001.06 chromosome D06, Gossypium_hirsutum_v2.1, whole genome shotgun sequence, one genomic interval encodes:
- the LOC107940101 gene encoding deSI-like protein At4g17486 codes for MDFEKKKRWKLVVPRILKIKSASRCFFQKVKPTNFNPGCAPVFLNVYDLTPMNGYFYWAGLGIFHSGVEVHGVEYAFGAHDYPTSGVFEVEPRQCPGFQFRKSIFIGTTSLDPIKVREFMERNSTRYHGDTYHLIVKNCNHFCKDICHRLTGKHIPKWVNRLARIGSMCSCILPEALKTSVVRHDPNYQPFDSEKRRLRCAFSCLSSVSMRQKSSLLLQSPLRGCFPPWDSKKSNNVSC; via the exons ATGGATTTCGAGAAAAAGAAGAGATGGAAACTGGTGGTGCCAcgtattttgaaaatcaaatcaGCATCTCGTTGTTTTTTCCAAAAGGTGAAACCAACTAATTTCAATCCGGGCTGTGCACCAGTGTTTCTCAACGTCTATGACTTAACCCCTATGAATGGCTACTTTTATTGGGCAGGCCTCGGTATCTTTCATTCCGGTGTGGAAG TTCACGGTGTGGAGTATGCATTTGGAGCTCATGACTACCCAACAAGTGGTGTTTTCGAGGTCGAACCACGACAGTGCCCGGGTTTCCAGTTCCGAAAATCAATATTCATTGGGACAACATCGTTGGATCCTATCAAAGTACGGGAATTCATGGAGCGTAATTCGACAAGGTATCATGGAGATACGTATCACTTGATCGTCAAGAACTGCAACCATTTCTGTAAGGATATTTGTCACAGGTTGACAGGGAAACACATTCCGAAATGGGTAAATCGGCTTGCAAGAATAGGTTCAATGTGCAGTTGCATTCTTCCCGAAGCCCTTAAGACTTCAGTCGTGCGGCACGATCCGAATTATCAACCTTTCGATAGTGAGAAAAGGAGGCTGAGATGCGCATTTAGTTGCCTATCTTCGGTTTCCATGCGGCAAAAGTCCTCGTTACTCCTACAATCACCCTTAAGAGGCTGCTTTCCACCTTGGGATTCGAAGAAATCGAACAATGTGTCATGTTGA
- the LOC107940102 gene encoding lysophospholipid acyltransferase LPEAT1 isoform X2 translates to MESELKDLDSKPAKIQQPDPTHDDTSSKDDRPLLKPDSSSTAAANIHELEKKFAAYVRNDVYGTMGRGELPLKEKIMLGISLVTLLPLRIVFGMSLVVVYYMICRICTMFSAPNQEEEEEGYAHLGGWRRAVIVRSGRFLSRSLLFVVGFYWITETHKDSANTKENSKTEGTHQLEEQEKPGAIVSNHVSYLDILYHMSSSFPSFVAKRSVAKIPLVGLISKCLGCVYVQRESKSSDFKGVAGVVTDRVREAHRNGSAPMMLLFPEGTTTNGDYLLSFKTGAFLAGAPVVPVILRYPYQRFSPAWDSITGVRHVVFLLCQFVNHMEVMHLPTYYPSQQEKDDPKLYANNVRRLMATEGNLIMSDIGLAEKRIYHAALNAAIDPGS, encoded by the exons ATGGAATCCGAACTCAAGGACTTGGATTCGAAACCGGCGAAGATTCAACAACCCGATCCGACCCATGACGATACTTCCTCCAAAGACGACCGCCCCTTACTCAAACCCGACTCCTCATCCACCGCCGCCGCCAACATCCACGAGCTCGAGAAGAAATTCGCTGCTTACGTTCGTAACGACGTGTACGGTACCATGGGACGTGGAGAGCTCCCATTGAAGGAGAAAATCATGCTTGGGATCTCCCTCGTTACGTTGCTTCCCCTTCGAATCGTTTTTGGGATGTCCCTTGTGgttgtttattatatgatttgtagAATTTGTACTATGTTCTCTGCCCCGAACCAGGAGGAGGAAGAAGAGGGTTATGCTCACTTGGGTGGGTGGCGGCGGGCCGTGATTGTCCGGTCGGGCCGGTTTCTCTCTAGGTCTTTGCTATTTGTGGTAGGATTTTATTGGATTACTGAAACTCATAAAGATTCAGCTAATACCAAAGAGAACTCAAAAACTGAG GGTACCCATCAATTAGAAGAGCAAGAAAAACCTGGGGCAATTGTATCTAATCATGTTTCATATTTAGATATCTTATATCATATGTCCTCTTCTTTTCCAAGCTTTGTTGCTAAG AGATCTGTGGCTAAAATTCCTCTAGTTGGTCTCATCAG TAAATGCCTTGGTTGTGTCTACGTCCAGCGAGAATCAAAATCCTCAGACTTCAAAGGTGTTGCAG GTGTTGTGACTGACAGAGTTCGTGAAGCTCATCGTAATGGATCTGCTCCAATGATGTTGCTCTTTCCAG AAGGAACTACAACCAATGGGGATTACCTTCTCTCGTTCAAGACCGGTGCGTTTTTGGCCGGAGCACCTGTGGTGCCTGTTATATTAAGGTATCCATACCAACGATTTAGTCCAGCCTGGGATTCAATAACAGGG GTGCGTCATGTTGTTTTTCTTCTATGCCAATTCGTAAATCACATGGAAGTGATGCACTTACCAACCTACTACCCCTCACAGCAAGAGAAGGACGATCCGAAACTATATGCCAATAATGTCCGAAGATTGATGGCAACTGAG GGTAATTTGATAATGTCAGATATAGGACTGGCCGAGAAGCGAATATATCATGCTGCTCTCAATG CTGCTATAGATCCAGGGAGTTAA
- the LOC107940102 gene encoding lysophospholipid acyltransferase LPEAT1 isoform X1 yields the protein MESELKDLDSKPAKIQQPDPTHDDTSSKDDRPLLKPDSSSTAAANIHELEKKFAAYVRNDVYGTMGRGELPLKEKIMLGISLVTLLPLRIVFGMSLVVVYYMICRICTMFSAPNQEEEEEGYAHLGGWRRAVIVRSGRFLSRSLLFVVGFYWITETHKDSANTKENSKTEGTHQLEEQEKPGAIVSNHVSYLDILYHMSSSFPSFVAKRSVAKIPLVGLISKCLGCVYVQRESKSSDFKGVAGVVTDRVREAHRNGSAPMMLLFPEGTTTNGDYLLSFKTGAFLAGAPVVPVILRYPYQRFSPAWDSITGVRHVVFLLCQFVNHMEVMHLPTYYPSQQEKDDPKLYANNVRRLMATEGNLIMSDIGLAEKRIYHAALNGNNRLPSVLHQKDD from the exons ATGGAATCCGAACTCAAGGACTTGGATTCGAAACCGGCGAAGATTCAACAACCCGATCCGACCCATGACGATACTTCCTCCAAAGACGACCGCCCCTTACTCAAACCCGACTCCTCATCCACCGCCGCCGCCAACATCCACGAGCTCGAGAAGAAATTCGCTGCTTACGTTCGTAACGACGTGTACGGTACCATGGGACGTGGAGAGCTCCCATTGAAGGAGAAAATCATGCTTGGGATCTCCCTCGTTACGTTGCTTCCCCTTCGAATCGTTTTTGGGATGTCCCTTGTGgttgtttattatatgatttgtagAATTTGTACTATGTTCTCTGCCCCGAACCAGGAGGAGGAAGAAGAGGGTTATGCTCACTTGGGTGGGTGGCGGCGGGCCGTGATTGTCCGGTCGGGCCGGTTTCTCTCTAGGTCTTTGCTATTTGTGGTAGGATTTTATTGGATTACTGAAACTCATAAAGATTCAGCTAATACCAAAGAGAACTCAAAAACTGAG GGTACCCATCAATTAGAAGAGCAAGAAAAACCTGGGGCAATTGTATCTAATCATGTTTCATATTTAGATATCTTATATCATATGTCCTCTTCTTTTCCAAGCTTTGTTGCTAAG AGATCTGTGGCTAAAATTCCTCTAGTTGGTCTCATCAG TAAATGCCTTGGTTGTGTCTACGTCCAGCGAGAATCAAAATCCTCAGACTTCAAAGGTGTTGCAG GTGTTGTGACTGACAGAGTTCGTGAAGCTCATCGTAATGGATCTGCTCCAATGATGTTGCTCTTTCCAG AAGGAACTACAACCAATGGGGATTACCTTCTCTCGTTCAAGACCGGTGCGTTTTTGGCCGGAGCACCTGTGGTGCCTGTTATATTAAGGTATCCATACCAACGATTTAGTCCAGCCTGGGATTCAATAACAGGG GTGCGTCATGTTGTTTTTCTTCTATGCCAATTCGTAAATCACATGGAAGTGATGCACTTACCAACCTACTACCCCTCACAGCAAGAGAAGGACGATCCGAAACTATATGCCAATAATGTCCGAAGATTGATGGCAACTGAG GGTAATTTGATAATGTCAGATATAGGACTGGCCGAGAAGCGAATATATCATGCTGCTCTCAATGGTAATAATCGCCTGCCTAGTGTTTTGCATCAGAAAGACGATTGA
- the LOC107938886 gene encoding methyltransferase-like protein 2, whose amino-acid sequence MEIESKPSDELSRFLDSGIYELPNSNAVFIDPVRILNRSYTRFRVSPSSYYSRFFESKHSAQEPNLPSNSKKRKRKPKKQPHSLNEKEQAADKRHQEVRPLLLKAHESLLVSADFPAIMSKIRSDFCSSTELSGGDEEHSFVELGRVWQAALYDITLDFKFSRLKSETDNGENGINERRVLPVFNNLVVNDTPEEVEAEFLNRRYVLPSMSCFYMSDLGQLRNIIPAESDSGFNLMVIDPPWENGSARQKSVYPTLPNRYFLSLPIKQLTHRGGALVALWVTNREKLRSFIEKELFPAWGVRYVSTIYWLKVKGDGSLISDLDLFHHRPYECLLLGYCQGKEMDSNCHSVFRSIKDEHIIISIPGGYSRKPPIGELLLDHVPGVKPARCIELFAREMLGGWVSWGNEPLHFQDSRYFETVNT is encoded by the exons ATGGAGATCGAATCGAAACCAAGTGACGAGCTATCCAGATTCTTAGATTCCGGCATTTATGAACTACCGAATTCCAATGCTGTCTTCATCGACCCGGTTCGAATACTTAACCGATCCTACACTCGTTTTCGCGTATCTCCTTCATCCTATTATTCCCGTTTCTTTGAATCCAAACACTCCGCTCAAGAacctaatctcccctccaattcTAAGAAGCGAAAACGAAAACCGAAGAAACAACCTCATTCACTCAATGAAAAAGAACAAGCCGCAGATAAGCGTCAccag GAGGTGAGGCCTTTATTGTTAAAGGCGCATGAATCTTTACTCGTATCAGCTGATTTTCCAGCGATTATGAGCAAAATAAGGAGTGATTTTTGTTCCTCAACGGAGCTAAGCGGTGGTGATGAAGAGCATTCTTTCGTTGAGCTTGGAAGAGTTTGGCAAGCTGCTTTGTATGATATAACTCTTGATTTTAAGTTTAGTAGACTGAAAAGCGAGACTGATAATGGAG AAAATGGAATCAATGAACGGAGAGTGCTtccagtttttaataatttagtggTTAACGACACGCCGGAAGAAGTGGAGGCTGAATTTCTGAACAGGCGTTATGTATTACCCAGCATGAGTTGTTTCTACATG TCGGATTTGGGGCAGCTTCGCAACATAATACCCG CTGAATCTGATAGTGGTTTCAACCTTATGGTTATTGATCCTCCATGGGAAAACGGAAGTGCTCGTCAGAAATCAGT GTACCCAACATTACCAAACCGGTATTTCTTATCCCTTCCCATTAAGCAACTTACACACAGAGGGGGTGCACTTGTGGCCTTATGGGTGACAAATAGAGAGAAGTTGCGTTCCTTCATTGAGAAAGAGCTATTCCCTGCATGGGGAGTTAGATATGTGTCTACTATTTACTGGTTGAAG GTGAAAGGAGACGGTTCATTGATCAGTGATCTTGACCTCTTTCATCATCGGCCATATGAATGTCTTCTCCTGGGATACTGTCAAGGAAAA GAAATGGATTCAAATTGCCATTCAGTATTTAGGTCGATAAAAGATGAACATATTATCATAAGCATTCCTGGAGGTTACTCTAGGAAACCCCCAATTGGAG aattactgttggACCACGTTCCTGGAGTTAAACCTGCTCGATGTATTGAACTCTTTGCTAGAGAAATGTTAGGTGGGTGGGTTTCTTGGGGAAATGAACCTCTTCACTTTCAGGACTCGAGATATTTTGAGACAGTGAATACATAG
- the LOC107938928 gene encoding NAC domain-containing protein 82 isoform X1, whose amino-acid sequence MNASAASLSACIAITSTNEELFIGLNKLTSGSPLPCNVIEVNPYSFKPEYLPDGMWFLTSSNDNTDMEHGLWKVKEEAREVFSNSDIIGWRTTLAYDKGQVSHEHKTDWVMQVFSATQKRLCDENANKPVWLDNMQETISMCRVFLVPSDEMQEKVSSARIGTENHLPQPPILEANCGTGIGSSSNHQVNKHDEKEGLAVAGTIPVPEHQDENDVGMDCFTDAYIDSFSRGDFLEMNDLVNHVSSSSSGNSSAPSMSSDECFDSMAFLQDLDQDLVLEQNDMGKKLNVSASNRLDEVVLVPAALGSVVSIEGNDSSSNELLKTTSSVPNSANNNEISKHAMGNQRDEGPSSSSSAKPKSSRRKRDALGRVKELRKKYLCFMPF is encoded by the exons ATGAACGCTTCAGCAGCTTCCCTATCTGCGTGTATTGCTATCACCAGCACTAATGAAGAGCTCTTTATCGGTCTCAACAAATTGACTAGTGGTTCTCCTCTACCGTGCAATGTTATCGAAGTAAATCCTTACAGCTTCAAGCCCGAATACTTACCAG ATGGTATGTGGTTTTTGACTAGCTCAAATGATAACACTGATATGGAACATGGCCTCTGGAAGGTCAAAGAGGAGGCCCGTGAAGTCTTCTCAAACTCTGATATTATCGGTTGGAGAACCACTCTTGCGTACGACAAGGGTCAAGTCTCTCATGAACATAAAACTGACTGGGTGATGCAAGTTTTCAGCGCAACTCAAAAGAGATTGTGCGACGAAAATGCAAACAAG CCGGTCTGGTTGGATAATATGCAGGAAACCATCTCTATGTGTAGAGTTTTTCTTGTTCCGAGTGACGAAATGCAGGAGAAAGTGTCTAGTGCTCGTATTGGCACTGAAAATCATTTACCACAACCTCCTATTCTGGAGGCTAACTGCGGTACGGGAATAGGTTCCTCGAGCAACCATCAG GTGAACAAGCATGATGAGAAAGAAGGATTGGCTGTTGCAGGGACCATTCCCGTTCCAGAGCATCAAGATGAAAATGATGTTGGAATGGATTGTTTCACAGATGCTTATATTGATTCTTTTTCACGTGGTGACTTTCTGGAAATGAACGATCTCGTCAACCATGTATCTTCTTCGAGTTCCGGTAATTCAAGCGCTCCAAGCATGTCGTCAGATGAATGTTTCGACTCAATGGCTTTCTTACAAGATCTAGATCAAGACCTAGTTTTGGAACAGAATGACATGGGTAAAAAGCTTAATGTCTCTGCATCCAACAGGTTGGACGAGGTGGTTTTGGTTCCGGCTGCTTTAG GATCTGTTGTTAGTATTGAAGGCAACGATTCGTCTAGTAATGAATTGTTAAAAACCACTAGCTCTGTACCTAATTCAGCTAATAACAATGAGATCTCAAAGCATGCTATGGGGAACCAAAGGGATGAAggtccatcatcatcatcatctgctAAACCGAAATCTAGTAGAAGAAAGAGAGATGCTTTGGGTAGAGTGAAAGAGCTTCGAAAGAAGTACTTATGCTTTATGCCATTTTAG
- the LOC107938928 gene encoding NAC domain-containing protein 82 isoform X2: MNASAASLSACIAITSTNEELFIGLNKLTSGSPLPCNVIEVNPYSFKPEYLPDGMWFLTSSNDNTDMEHGLWKVKEEAREVFSNSDIIGWRTTLAYDKGQVSHEHKTDWVMQVFSATQKRLCDENANKETISMCRVFLVPSDEMQEKVSSARIGTENHLPQPPILEANCGTGIGSSSNHQVNKHDEKEGLAVAGTIPVPEHQDENDVGMDCFTDAYIDSFSRGDFLEMNDLVNHVSSSSSGNSSAPSMSSDECFDSMAFLQDLDQDLVLEQNDMGKKLNVSASNRLDEVVLVPAALGSVVSIEGNDSSSNELLKTTSSVPNSANNNEISKHAMGNQRDEGPSSSSSAKPKSSRRKRDALGRVKELRKKYLCFMPF, translated from the exons ATGAACGCTTCAGCAGCTTCCCTATCTGCGTGTATTGCTATCACCAGCACTAATGAAGAGCTCTTTATCGGTCTCAACAAATTGACTAGTGGTTCTCCTCTACCGTGCAATGTTATCGAAGTAAATCCTTACAGCTTCAAGCCCGAATACTTACCAG ATGGTATGTGGTTTTTGACTAGCTCAAATGATAACACTGATATGGAACATGGCCTCTGGAAGGTCAAAGAGGAGGCCCGTGAAGTCTTCTCAAACTCTGATATTATCGGTTGGAGAACCACTCTTGCGTACGACAAGGGTCAAGTCTCTCATGAACATAAAACTGACTGGGTGATGCAAGTTTTCAGCGCAACTCAAAAGAGATTGTGCGACGAAAATGCAAACAAG GAAACCATCTCTATGTGTAGAGTTTTTCTTGTTCCGAGTGACGAAATGCAGGAGAAAGTGTCTAGTGCTCGTATTGGCACTGAAAATCATTTACCACAACCTCCTATTCTGGAGGCTAACTGCGGTACGGGAATAGGTTCCTCGAGCAACCATCAG GTGAACAAGCATGATGAGAAAGAAGGATTGGCTGTTGCAGGGACCATTCCCGTTCCAGAGCATCAAGATGAAAATGATGTTGGAATGGATTGTTTCACAGATGCTTATATTGATTCTTTTTCACGTGGTGACTTTCTGGAAATGAACGATCTCGTCAACCATGTATCTTCTTCGAGTTCCGGTAATTCAAGCGCTCCAAGCATGTCGTCAGATGAATGTTTCGACTCAATGGCTTTCTTACAAGATCTAGATCAAGACCTAGTTTTGGAACAGAATGACATGGGTAAAAAGCTTAATGTCTCTGCATCCAACAGGTTGGACGAGGTGGTTTTGGTTCCGGCTGCTTTAG GATCTGTTGTTAGTATTGAAGGCAACGATTCGTCTAGTAATGAATTGTTAAAAACCACTAGCTCTGTACCTAATTCAGCTAATAACAATGAGATCTCAAAGCATGCTATGGGGAACCAAAGGGATGAAggtccatcatcatcatcatctgctAAACCGAAATCTAGTAGAAGAAAGAGAGATGCTTTGGGTAGAGTGAAAGAGCTTCGAAAGAAGTACTTATGCTTTATGCCATTTTAG